In Candidatus Thermoplasmatota archaeon, the genomic stretch CTTTCACCTGCAAGCTTGTATCAGCTTAGCTGGGCACACTAGCTACCGCTACTTATAGTATTCATTCTTTCAGATCTCCTGTCGTGCCGTTGAGGGGCAGACCTTATGGTCTGCCACACGCGACAGAACACAATAGTTAGTAAGCTAAAAAAGGTAGGGCGGCCTCTCATCTGCGGGTCTTACGCTACGCTACAGACCACGCAGTATTCCCGGCCTAACTGGATAAAACATCATTATTTTTGGTTTGTGTGGGTAACGGCAAACATTAAAGTTATTTCCATTTACTGAATGCGTTCAATTCCTTCCTCTTCAAAAATTTTTTTGAATCGCCATCCTTTTTTTCCGTGGAAGTATACGAACTTTACACCTGGCGTAGCATCGATGGTTTTGAGTATCATTTCCCTGTCAATATTATTAATCTGATAGTCAGGTATCATGTGTCCAAACGAAACGTTACTTTTTATGGCAAGGTCGGTAAAGCGAGGCGCGTAATGCCCGCCCCCCACTCCTATGGTTGAGTAGCCTTCACTAAATCTCAATGAATCCAAGACTTGTGCTATTTTTCTGCATGCTTCAATGTCATTCCATTCCTTTTCTGTGCTTCCGGCTTCTATAAAAAAGGCGGGGGTGGAGAGATACGGACCATGATGGGTAACTTCGTAGCAGACATCATAATCTGTTCCTTTGGCTTTTTCATGCAGGAGTTGTAAAGCATCTTGCATCAGTGACGGGGCTGAGGGAACCATTTCCCCGTTCTTCCCGCCAAATTCTGCTTTGCCGAAATTTCCTATAGGATGGACGGATAACGTTTTTCTGCCCGATTCCGATTTATGGCATGAGGCAAATATGACTGCATTTAACGGATGAACCCATTTCTTTATCTCTCTGTCAATGTTGTCGTGATAGAGGTGCATGTCGTCGATGAAAAATACGAGCATGCCTCCTTTCCTGTAAACATTTTTTTCCATCTCCGTCCATTCGTGGAGTGAAAGCAACTCTTTTCCTATACAAACACTTGCATTATCCATTCTCGAGATAACTATGGCAATCACAAAACCTTATTTATCACGCCATATTTATGCCTTGATGCCACATAACCGTACAAAGGAAGAGCTGGCCCATTTCATAAAAAAGTTAGAGCAGCAAGCTCTCGAAACAGCCGAGGATAGGCACCCCATCTACATCAAGGCTGGCCTTAAAGATGCCGAATTAATTCTGGATGTCGGCTGCGGTTCAGGCGCCGTAACAAAAGACCTGGCAGCCCATACGAACGGTACAGTCATAGCCCTCGACGGCTCGCTGGATATGGTGAGCACCGCCAGAAAAATACTGGCCGATACAGAAAACGTTCAGCTATGCACAGGAGATGCTCACAGTCTGCCTTTCAAAAAAAATTCGTTCGATATCGCAATATGCAATCTTGTTTTGATGTGGTCTAAAGGCCCACAAAAGGTGGTCAACGAAATGGCAAGAGTGGTAAAGCCCGGCGGGAAGGTTGTCGCTTCTCTCGAGCCAGACTTTGGCGGCAAAATTCACTGGCCCGAAAACAATAGGGTTGACCCGATATTTGCCGGAGAAGCAATAAAAAGAAGAGGGGGCGATCCGCACATAGGAAGAAAACTCAGGATGCTATTTGTAGAGGCGGGACTGAGGACGGAGGTGGGAATAGGCAATCAGAGAATATGGAGCTGCAAGGAAGACGGGGCATCTTATAGGCGTTCAAGAGATTTCTACTGGAATGTCTTAAGGAAGGCGGGGATGAATGATAATGAAATAAAGAAATGGGAGGATGAATATCTGGAATCCTTGAACAAAGGAATCCAGCTCAATTTTTTTCCACAATTTTATGCAATAGGAATTAAATCGAAGTAGGAAGGAATTAGAGATTGAATATCCGTACTTCCTGCTCATTGCCAGCATTGTCATATGCAATAGCTTTAGTTGTATGATCAAAGAATGCTGGTTCATCCCAGAATCTTAAACAATTTGCTTTTTACTTATTTCAATATGCTCAACCTTTTCAAATCTTTTTCATTCCACTTTGCCTGTTCTTCTATCATAATTTTTAGTAATTTTATGGGAAATGTTTGTCCTCCTTTATGAAAAGAAACTGTCACTCTTCTCCTATCTGGATGCCGAAAAATTTTGTGACTACCAGATTGTCTAACTAAGGAAAAACCATCTTTTTTTAATGCCAAAACAAGTTTTCTGGCTGTTAAACTTCTTAGCTTAGAATAGTCTATAGCCATTTAAACTATCACAGAAATCAAAGGCTTTGAAGATATTATCACTCCTTTCTTTTTCAAATCTTTTTCTAATGGCTCAAGTTCTTTACATTCTGCCATATCTTCCAGTACCAATCTAATTACTTCCTCTAAATTTTTGAGAGCTTCTTCTTTTGTTCTTCCCCAACTAGCCCCTCCTTTGTCCTTCAATTCTGGAACGTAAGATACCCACTTGCCTTCGTCTTTCTCAACTATTGCCTTGAAAGTATATGTCTTCATAATGTTTAAATCTGACTATAATATATTTAGCTTTCTACAAAAGCTTGGATATGAGAGGGCTAGGGAGCATTGGGAATTGCCATACGGTTTCACCATAACGCTTACTCTGTAGATATACAGTGTTCATGCAATTGCAGAGATCATAGCAAGATCTTCGGGAGGCGTGACCAAGCCTGATGAAATACTCTCCCTATCTCTCCAGTATGCTTGACAAAAAAGAAAAAGAAGAGAAAGAGAGAGATTTTTCTGTCGTTCACCGTTTACATCAATAATCTATGGAGACGTTACATCAGTTATCTGGACCCACCGAGGAATGATTAAGTAGGATCTTAATTCGAAGGGTTCCAACGTAGTAGTGTACTGGTTGGAAAAAATTATCGGGATGAAGGTTCCGTCAACTAGGTCAAAGAGAAGAACAAATGGGAAACTGAAAGTAACTGTTACGGATAGTAAATCAGGTTTTTTATTTACAATATAGAAATAGTGCCATCCTATTGTTTTTTCTCTTACTTGGAAATCATCTGTATCCTCAACAATTTCAAAGCTTTTTGCTGGCAAAGCGCGATATGCTTTTGCAAATTTTTGTATCTGCTCTTCATGCCCAACTGTTCCAATAGTAAGCCCACCATTTCCAATCTGAATAGGGTCAAGGTGGATCATCACCAGCATGTAATTCTCCATGAAGTATTTATGTCCAGGTGCAATTGCTCCTGCATGCCAATTCCTTTCTAGATTAGATGCCCAAGAGCAAGGGAGAGGCATGCTATTTGTCTTCACCTTTCTTTCAAAGTAGCCATTGTATATGGCAGCAGCTTGGTTTGGTGGAGATTTTATGAAGGGTTTATAACAGCTATCATAATCAAGCACAAATTTTCGAGAAGGCCATGCATTGGTGGGAGGCTCATCACCAGTTAATCGTTCTCTATAACCAGTGAAACGTACAACTCTCTCAGTTCTAATTCCATCATTTTGAGCCTTCAATTGAGTTAAGTCTAACCCAATTTCTTCATAACTGTCATATACAAATTGCGGGCGATTAGGGCTGCTGTACCAATCATCAATATCGGGAGAATGCCAGCAGGAAACAATCAGCTTTAAATCAGGTCTTCCCTGTTGCTGTATCCTAGTGTTAATATCGCCTAACAGGTTATTTATGTACACACCTTGCTCCATTAAACGTTTATTCATGGTATCACTCCAAATGTTCAAGGAAATACCCTTAAATGCTGGATAATCTCCATATTGTTCGAGTATGTCGTCGGTTATGTTAAGCATTTTCTCTTTTATGAGATCGACGGTATAGCCTGTATCGGCCTCCTCTAGCACATCTAAGGAAGGTATACTTGTTATCGTGAATGATGGAATCACATTCACATCATTCACCTCAGCCACTTTAAGCAAAAGTTCAAACCAGTCAGCGGGCCAAGGATGACTACGTACAGGAAACCATAAGTTGTAAATATTACGTTCCGCTCTAGATGGATAGTGTGGGGGAGCATACTGCCAGATATTATAAATGAGGAGGTTTTGTCCTGTGAAATGAAGATAGTCCATAGCGTTTAGCGTGGCCTTATAGTACTCTTGAAGGCTTTCATTGAATGCACAGAAGCTATCGGGAAATTCGGTCTGTTCCCACCATAGACCTAGCATTCTACTTCCATCTGGTGGCGTGATTACTTCAGTTTTAGGGAACCATCCTGTTTGCTCATCCCCTTCAATTTCATATACAGAT encodes the following:
- a CDS encoding type II toxin-antitoxin system HicA family toxin; the protein is MAIDYSKLRSLTARKLVLALKKDGFSLVRQSGSHKIFRHPDRRRVTVSFHKGGQTFPIKLLKIMIEEQAKWNEKDLKRLSILK
- a CDS encoding D-aminoacyl-tRNA deacylase, which produces MDNASVCIGKELLSLHEWTEMEKNVYRKGGMLVFFIDDMHLYHDNIDREIKKWVHPLNAVIFASCHKSESGRKTLSVHPIGNFGKAEFGGKNGEMVPSAPSLMQDALQLLHEKAKGTDYDVCYEVTHHGPYLSTPAFFIEAGSTEKEWNDIEACRKIAQVLDSLRFSEGYSTIGVGGGHYAPRFTDLAIKSNVSFGHMIPDYQINNIDREMILKTIDATPGVKFVYFHGKKGWRFKKIFEEEGIERIQ
- a CDS encoding methyltransferase domain-containing protein, with protein sequence MPHNRTKEELAHFIKKLEQQALETAEDRHPIYIKAGLKDAELILDVGCGSGAVTKDLAAHTNGTVIALDGSLDMVSTARKILADTENVQLCTGDAHSLPFKKNSFDIAICNLVLMWSKGPQKVVNEMARVVKPGGKVVASLEPDFGGKIHWPENNRVDPIFAGEAIKRRGGDPHIGRKLRMLFVEAGLRTEVGIGNQRIWSCKEDGASYRRSRDFYWNVLRKAGMNDNEIKKWEDEYLESLNKGIQLNFFPQFYAIGIKSK
- a CDS encoding type II toxin-antitoxin system HicB family antitoxin, coding for MKTYTFKAIVEKDEGKWVSYVPELKDKGGASWGRTKEEALKNLEEVIRLVLEDMAECKELEPLEKDLKKKGVIISSKPLISVIV